A section of the Solitalea canadensis DSM 3403 genome encodes:
- a CDS encoding GtrA family protein, whose translation MADNQRRKKIIDLSKNIFENKAFRFLISGGTSTAVDIGVYFVFFNFVIQKQPVYFLNSQVSAHIASLCVSFTAGFITNFFISKYFVFNSSNLRTRVQLFRYVIVAAINFSANYFLLKFFVEFMHWFPTLSRAVAAMIVAVLSFFLGKYFAFRVKTA comes from the coding sequence ATGGCCGACAATCAGCGCCGAAAAAAGATAATAGACCTATCCAAAAACATATTTGAAAACAAAGCTTTCCGTTTTTTAATTTCAGGTGGCACCTCAACAGCTGTTGATATAGGTGTATACTTTGTCTTTTTCAATTTTGTAATACAGAAACAACCTGTTTACTTCTTGAACTCACAAGTAAGTGCTCACATAGCATCTTTATGTGTTTCCTTTACGGCTGGGTTTATCACTAATTTTTTTATTAGCAAATATTTTGTCTTTAATAGTTCAAACTTAAGAACAAGAGTACAGCTATTCAGATACGTTATTGTGGCGGCCATAAATTTTTCTGCCAACTATTTTCTGTTAAAATTCTTTGTAGAGTTTATGCACTGGTTCCCTACATTATCAAGAGCAGTTGCTGCTATGATCGTTGCTGTACTTAGCTTTTTCCTGGGAAAATACTTTGCATTCAGAGTAAAAACGGCATAA
- a CDS encoding SusE domain-containing protein — protein MKNTFKKILVCSSALLFMLSSCKKDETMAIATEGKPSALSASSQDVVLLEANATKEAVKFSWTKADYGYEAVVKYTLQADKKGNNFAKPASFVLTVPGGGNSYEQALTVLQFNTLLTDLQLEPTEVSEIELRVASQISTTIDAIYSSSIPMKVVTYAGKPKEMYLVGGSTSIGWSEAAALPFTSLGDGKFESYQYLTVIGDGFKILPTKGSWSGDMGMKDGSPGTLTEQNEKNIPVTADGYYRIYLEMTTISKGIYTLKPSSWGVIGDATPGSWDTDTNMTYDPASKTWKVTMNLTAGKQFKFRLNDEWTTNYGSTAASDGDTALSGSLSPGGKNFGVAAGGSYTITLDAINQTYSMVKN, from the coding sequence ATGAAAAATACATTCAAAAAAATATTGGTTTGCAGTAGTGCATTGCTATTCATGCTTTCTTCTTGTAAGAAAGATGAAACAATGGCAATTGCAACCGAAGGCAAACCATCTGCATTATCTGCTTCAAGCCAGGATGTAGTACTATTGGAAGCAAATGCAACTAAAGAAGCCGTTAAGTTTAGCTGGACTAAAGCTGATTATGGATACGAAGCTGTCGTAAAGTATACGCTTCAAGCAGATAAGAAAGGCAATAATTTTGCAAAACCTGCTAGTTTCGTTCTTACAGTACCGGGAGGTGGTAATTCGTATGAGCAAGCCTTAACTGTTCTCCAATTTAACACCCTTTTAACCGATTTGCAATTAGAGCCGACGGAAGTATCTGAAATCGAATTGAGAGTAGCTTCTCAAATAAGTACTACAATTGATGCTATCTATTCTTCTTCTATTCCAATGAAGGTGGTTACGTATGCGGGAAAACCTAAAGAAATGTACTTAGTAGGAGGTTCAACATCTATTGGATGGAGTGAAGCCGCTGCATTACCTTTCACATCACTAGGTGATGGTAAATTTGAAAGCTATCAATATTTAACAGTAATTGGCGATGGATTTAAAATATTACCTACTAAAGGAAGCTGGAGTGGCGACATGGGAATGAAAGATGGATCTCCGGGTACCTTAACAGAACAGAATGAGAAAAATATTCCTGTTACGGCTGATGGCTACTATAGAATCTACCTGGAAATGACCACTATCAGTAAAGGTATCTATACATTAAAACCAAGTTCATGGGGTGTAATTGGTGATGCAACACCTGGAAGCTGGGATACGGACACCAATATGACATATGACCCTGCATCTAAAACTTGGAAAGTGACTATGAATCTTACCGCAGGTAAACAGTTCAAATTCAGATTGAATGATGAATGGACTACAAACTACGGTTCTACTGCTGCAAGCGACGGAGATACTGCTCTTTCTGGATCATTAAGCCCAGGAGGTAAAAACTTCGGTGTAGCAGCTGGAGGAAGTTATACCATTACATTAGATGCAATAAATCAAACCTATAGCATGGTTAAAAACTAA
- a CDS encoding DUF4961 domain-containing protein encodes MKLYKWLLFLLALVIISACKKSTDDPEPTPTPPVTEQSNSLDEKAVIAYSPAFPTDDKEVTLIFNADKGNAGLKSFGGDVYIWTGVITDKSTGATDWKYGKSPKFGEADPNAKLTRLSENKYQIKLTPRTFYNVPVGEKILKLAMLFKNSDGSISGRNIDASDIYLPINPSGNLGIRFIDPEFNPFYNPEIASPLKTIGESVKMTAVASAAGKITISVNGTEVKSAENVSTLTTDVALTKSGQNEIKAVISSGGKSAEQKFAITVKGQVEVAALPSGANPDGVTYLNGGTSAIFTLFAPGKQNVFVTGDFTDWKLDVKGFMKKTPDGKRWWVQVDGLTAGEKYGYQFMVDGSLKIADPYSELTLDPYNDKDIPIGVFPSLKAYPSGKTTGIVSVAQSNVPAYVWKNTTFTRPEKSKLVIYELHMRDFLSSHSYSTLRDTLNYFSSLGVNAIELMPVNEFENNSSWGYNPSFYFSPDKYYGTKNMLKEVIDECHKRGIAVILDMVLNHSFGQSPMVQLYFDTKAGKPTIESPWFNQVATHPFNVGYDFNHESADTKYFTKNVMKFWMEEYKVDGFRFDLSKGFTQKNSGTDDSHSNVTAWSAYDASRTAIWKDYNNYIKSIDPNFYVILEHLGVDQEEKELANEGIILWNNMNHQYNQNSMGYYNDNADLSRANYISHGFSQPNLVTYMESHDEERLMFKNKSYGASNGTYNVKNIATGLKRQEAAASFLFTVPGPNMLWQFGELGYDISIGENGRTGEKPILWNYYSDPNRKALRNVFAKLIKLKTKTDALQNATYTSAVNNTAVKYLIIQSATTKMVVIANFDVVEQQANVTFPAAGTWYEYVGSGSGTINLPTTTYNTVLQPGEYHVYTSTVINL; translated from the coding sequence ATGAAACTATATAAATGGTTATTATTTTTATTGGCTTTAGTGATAATTAGTGCCTGTAAAAAATCAACCGATGATCCGGAACCGACACCAACGCCTCCTGTAACCGAACAGTCTAATTCCTTAGATGAAAAAGCTGTTATTGCTTACAGTCCGGCATTTCCAACAGACGACAAAGAAGTTACCTTGATTTTTAATGCTGATAAAGGAAATGCGGGTCTAAAGAGTTTTGGAGGAGATGTTTACATATGGACTGGTGTTATTACTGATAAAAGTACCGGTGCAACTGATTGGAAATATGGAAAGAGTCCTAAGTTTGGTGAGGCAGATCCTAACGCCAAGTTAACTCGACTTTCTGAAAATAAATACCAGATAAAATTAACACCTCGAACTTTTTACAATGTTCCTGTAGGAGAGAAAATACTAAAGCTGGCGATGCTCTTTAAAAATTCAGACGGTTCAATTTCGGGTAGAAACATTGATGCAAGTGATATCTATCTTCCTATAAATCCTTCCGGAAATTTAGGCATCAGGTTTATTGATCCTGAATTTAACCCATTTTATAATCCTGAAATTGCGAGCCCTCTTAAAACAATTGGTGAAAGCGTTAAAATGACAGCTGTAGCCTCTGCAGCAGGTAAAATAACTATTTCAGTAAACGGTACAGAAGTAAAATCAGCGGAAAATGTATCTACTTTGACTACTGATGTTGCATTGACCAAGTCAGGACAAAATGAGATCAAAGCTGTAATTAGTTCAGGTGGAAAATCAGCTGAACAGAAATTTGCAATTACTGTTAAAGGACAAGTTGAAGTTGCTGCACTTCCTTCAGGAGCTAATCCTGATGGTGTTACTTATCTGAATGGGGGAACGTCTGCGATCTTTACTTTGTTTGCTCCAGGAAAACAAAATGTGTTTGTTACCGGTGACTTTACCGACTGGAAATTGGATGTAAAAGGTTTTATGAAAAAGACTCCGGATGGTAAACGCTGGTGGGTTCAGGTTGATGGGTTAACTGCGGGTGAAAAATATGGTTATCAATTCATGGTAGACGGATCATTGAAAATAGCCGATCCATATTCAGAACTTACCCTTGATCCATATAACGATAAAGATATACCAATAGGGGTATTTCCCTCCTTAAAAGCTTATCCATCAGGCAAAACTACTGGTATAGTAAGTGTGGCTCAAAGTAACGTTCCGGCTTATGTATGGAAGAATACAACATTTACTCGTCCAGAAAAATCAAAACTGGTAATTTATGAATTACACATGCGCGATTTTCTGTCGAGCCATAGTTACTCAACCTTGCGTGATACATTAAATTATTTTTCAAGTTTGGGGGTAAATGCCATTGAATTAATGCCTGTAAATGAATTTGAAAATAATTCAAGTTGGGGATACAATCCTAGCTTTTATTTCTCGCCAGATAAATATTACGGAACCAAAAATATGTTGAAGGAAGTAATTGATGAATGTCACAAACGAGGCATTGCGGTTATCCTGGATATGGTGCTGAATCACTCGTTTGGGCAGTCGCCAATGGTTCAGTTATATTTTGATACTAAAGCAGGCAAGCCAACAATAGAAAGTCCATGGTTTAACCAGGTTGCTACTCATCCATTCAACGTAGGATATGATTTTAACCACGAAAGCGCCGATACAAAATATTTCACTAAGAATGTAATGAAATTCTGGATGGAAGAGTATAAAGTGGATGGTTTCCGTTTCGACCTTTCTAAAGGATTTACGCAGAAAAACTCAGGAACAGACGATTCTCATTCCAATGTTACTGCCTGGAGTGCTTATGATGCAAGTCGTACCGCAATCTGGAAAGATTATAACAATTATATCAAAAGCATTGATCCTAACTTTTATGTGATCCTTGAACATCTTGGTGTAGATCAGGAAGAAAAGGAATTAGCTAATGAAGGTATAATATTGTGGAATAATATGAATCATCAGTATAACCAAAATTCAATGGGGTATTACAATGATAATGCTGATCTATCAAGAGCTAATTATATTTCACATGGTTTTAGTCAGCCTAACCTTGTTACTTACATGGAAAGTCATGATGAAGAACGCTTAATGTTTAAAAACAAAAGTTATGGTGCTTCCAATGGAACTTATAATGTAAAAAACATAGCAACAGGATTAAAGCGACAAGAAGCAGCTGCTTCATTTTTGTTTACAGTTCCGGGTCCAAATATGCTATGGCAGTTTGGTGAGTTAGGTTATGATATAAGTATTGGAGAAAATGGGAGAACTGGAGAGAAGCCAATTCTCTGGAACTACTACAGTGATCCAAACAGAAAAGCATTGCGGAATGTATTTGCAAAACTGATAAAGCTAAAAACAAAAACAGATGCTTTGCAAAATGCAACCTATACATCTGCAGTTAACAATACGGCTGTAAAATACCTGATTATCCAGTCTGCTACTACCAAAATGGTTGTAATTGCAAATTTTGATGTTGTAGAGCAGCAGGCAAATGTAACGTTCCCGGCAGCAGGAACCTGGTATGAATATGTTGGTTCCGGATCAGGGACAATTAACCTGCCAACAACCACCTATAATACCGTGTTACAGCCAGGAGAGTATCATGTGTATACCAGTACCGTTATTAATCTTTAA
- a CDS encoding inositol monophosphatase family protein, which yields MELSKIFEAVKEVTLQAGAFIKTEREKFDSSKIEYKGLNNLVSYVDKTAEEMIVKGLQVIIPEAGFVTEEETINKQGEIYNWIVDPLDGTTNFIHGIPAFSISIALYRKNEPVLGVVYEVNSGELFYSWEGEKAYLNGTPIQVSKNETLGQSLIATGFPYYDFEKLEKYMQVFKELIPQTHGIRRIGSAAIDLAYVACGRFEGFFEYNLNSYDVAAGAFLVQQAGGTITNFTGGPEFINTREIVAGNGIIGNEIIKITEKYF from the coding sequence ATGGAATTATCGAAGATATTTGAAGCTGTAAAAGAAGTAACCCTGCAAGCAGGTGCTTTTATAAAAACGGAACGAGAAAAATTCGATTCGAGCAAAATTGAATACAAGGGATTAAACAACCTGGTTTCATACGTCGATAAAACTGCTGAAGAAATGATTGTAAAAGGACTGCAGGTAATTATTCCGGAAGCAGGTTTTGTTACAGAAGAAGAAACGATCAATAAGCAGGGAGAAATTTACAACTGGATTGTAGACCCACTCGACGGTACTACTAATTTCATCCACGGTATTCCGGCTTTTTCAATCAGCATTGCTTTGTACAGAAAGAATGAGCCCGTTTTAGGAGTTGTTTACGAGGTTAACTCAGGAGAACTATTTTACAGTTGGGAAGGAGAGAAGGCCTATTTAAACGGAACTCCTATACAAGTTTCAAAAAATGAAACCCTTGGCCAATCATTAATTGCAACAGGTTTTCCGTATTACGATTTTGAAAAACTGGAAAAATACATGCAGGTATTCAAAGAATTAATTCCACAAACACATGGAATCAGGCGAATAGGATCTGCTGCTATAGATTTAGCTTATGTAGCCTGCGGTCGCTTTGAAGGCTTCTTTGAATATAATTTAAACTCTTATGATGTAGCTGCAGGAGCATTTCTTGTGCAGCAAGCCGGTGGAACCATCACAAATTTTACCGGAGGACCTGAATTTATCAACACAAGAGAAATTGTAGCAGGAAACGGTATTATTGGAAATGAAATAATAAAAATTACGGAAAAGTATTTTTAA
- a CDS encoding SusC/RagA family TonB-linked outer membrane protein, which produces MKKKLPLRLCYALLLATAAQSALALPSTTPPLISKELRKADVKVTGTVTDDNGEPLPGVSIIIKGTSKGTTTDANGNYSITVPENNVLVFQYVGFLQREVTVTGATPKINIKLQSDNKILEEVVVIGYGSKTKKDLTGSIAAVGEKDFLKGPITSPEQLLTGKVAGVQIVSSGGAPGAASEILIRGGNSISAGNSPLIVIDGVPMDTYRNPDGTSSLAGSPNPMNIIDPKDIESFSILKDASSAAIYGSRASNGVILITTKKGSSDKLKLNFTTSNGIQQVNKHVDVLTADQFRDYVNANGTPQQIAKLGTANTNWQDEIYKSAFVTDNSFNVSGGIKKLPYRMSFGYLNQDGVVKTDKMKRFTTALSLNPKFFNNSLAVDMNARYSNSKTTFSDAGAIGSAIAFDPTQSIYSGDNSKYGGYFQWLDNSGIWNNQATANPVAQLNQNSNNSTVNRVLGNIKLDYKMPFLPELKANLNMGYDYSKGEGVQIYTVDAAPQSLNKLQNIPYSQEKTNKLFDFYLNYNKDLKSIESNVDATAGYTYQDFYSNIGNYPAYNTDGTVVTREASPFPNKQQNTLISFFGRLNYTFKEKYLLQASMRADGSSKFSKDNRWGYFPTVSGAWKINLENFMKDSKTFSDLKLRAGWGITGQQDGIANYGYIPVYALSTPTAEYQFGDTFYQMYRPVAYDANIKWEQTESVNIGLDFGVLNNRITGTLDFYNKNTSNLLNNIPISAGSNFSNMLTTNVGSLRNQGVELTVNTVPVKQKDLSWNLGFNVSYNKNDVTKLTNVTDPNYPGVAQGGITGGTGSNIQMISVGHKVRAFYVYQQAYTSDGKPIEGAYVDRNNDGILNEKDLYHYKSAIPAVNYGINTSLNYKKWTASMAFHGSAGNYMYNNVFSNRGVKTTILNPLEYLANGSPNVLQTNFNGTQLLSDYYIQNATFFRMDNLNIGYNFGKIGKGIANLNLTANVQNVFVITDYKGLDPEINNGIDNNFYPRPRTFTLGVAVDF; this is translated from the coding sequence ATGAAAAAAAAATTACCTTTAAGGCTATGCTATGCTTTATTGTTAGCGACAGCTGCGCAAAGTGCTTTAGCATTACCCTCTACAACACCCCCACTTATTTCTAAAGAATTAAGAAAAGCAGATGTTAAAGTAACAGGTACTGTTACTGATGACAACGGAGAACCACTTCCCGGAGTATCCATCATTATTAAGGGAACATCAAAAGGTACGACCACTGATGCAAATGGTAATTATAGTATTACCGTTCCTGAAAACAATGTGCTGGTATTCCAATACGTTGGTTTTCTACAACGTGAAGTAACAGTTACCGGAGCTACACCAAAAATCAATATTAAATTACAATCTGATAATAAGATACTTGAAGAGGTTGTAGTTATTGGTTACGGTAGCAAAACCAAAAAAGACCTTACCGGTTCAATTGCTGCAGTTGGCGAGAAAGATTTCTTGAAAGGTCCTATAACTTCACCAGAACAATTATTAACTGGTAAAGTTGCCGGTGTTCAAATTGTATCATCAGGAGGAGCTCCAGGAGCAGCCTCAGAGATTTTAATTCGTGGAGGAAATTCTATTTCTGCTGGTAACTCACCATTAATCGTTATTGATGGAGTACCAATGGATACTTATAGAAACCCGGATGGAACTTCTAGTTTAGCCGGTTCACCTAACCCGATGAATATTATTGATCCAAAGGATATTGAATCGTTTAGTATTCTTAAAGATGCATCTTCAGCTGCTATTTATGGTTCGAGAGCGTCTAATGGTGTAATTTTAATAACTACAAAAAAGGGAAGCAGCGATAAGTTGAAATTAAATTTCACTACATCAAATGGTATACAACAAGTAAACAAGCACGTTGATGTATTAACAGCTGATCAATTCCGTGATTATGTAAATGCCAATGGCACCCCACAACAAATTGCAAAATTAGGAACAGCCAATACTAATTGGCAAGATGAGATTTATAAAAGCGCATTTGTTACCGACAATAGTTTTAATGTTTCTGGTGGTATTAAAAAACTACCATATCGTATGTCATTTGGCTATTTGAACCAAGATGGTGTGGTTAAAACGGATAAAATGAAGCGTTTTACTACGGCTTTATCCCTTAACCCTAAGTTTTTCAACAATAGCCTTGCAGTTGACATGAATGCACGCTATTCTAATAGTAAAACCACATTTTCTGATGCCGGTGCTATTGGAAGTGCTATTGCTTTTGACCCAACACAGTCGATTTACTCTGGCGATAATAGTAAATACGGTGGTTATTTTCAATGGCTTGACAATTCTGGAATTTGGAATAACCAAGCAACAGCAAATCCAGTTGCACAGTTAAATCAAAATTCTAATAACAGTACGGTTAACAGAGTTTTAGGAAATATCAAATTGGATTATAAGATGCCTTTCTTGCCGGAGTTAAAAGCTAATTTAAATATGGGCTATGACTACAGTAAAGGTGAGGGTGTGCAAATTTACACTGTTGATGCTGCACCACAATCATTAAATAAGCTGCAAAACATTCCTTACTCTCAGGAGAAAACAAACAAGTTATTTGATTTTTATTTAAACTATAATAAAGATCTTAAATCAATTGAAAGTAATGTTGATGCAACTGCTGGTTATACTTATCAGGATTTTTATAGCAACATTGGCAATTATCCTGCCTACAATACGGATGGAACTGTAGTTACCAGAGAAGCATCTCCATTCCCTAATAAACAGCAAAATACATTAATATCTTTCTTTGGTCGTTTAAATTACACCTTTAAAGAGAAATATCTATTACAGGCAAGTATGCGTGCCGATGGTTCTTCTAAATTTTCTAAAGATAATCGTTGGGGTTATTTCCCTACTGTGTCTGGTGCATGGAAAATTAATTTGGAGAACTTCATGAAGGATTCAAAAACCTTTAGTGATTTAAAATTACGGGCAGGATGGGGTATTACCGGACAACAGGATGGAATTGCTAACTATGGCTATATTCCTGTTTACGCACTTTCAACCCCAACAGCTGAATACCAATTTGGAGATACATTCTATCAAATGTACCGTCCGGTAGCTTATGATGCTAACATTAAATGGGAGCAAACAGAATCTGTGAATATCGGATTGGATTTTGGAGTATTGAATAACCGAATCACAGGTACTCTTGATTTCTACAATAAGAATACATCTAATTTGTTAAATAACATCCCAATCTCTGCTGGTTCGAACTTTAGCAATATGCTAACTACCAATGTTGGTTCTTTACGTAACCAAGGTGTTGAGTTAACAGTTAACACTGTACCGGTTAAACAAAAAGATTTATCATGGAATCTGGGCTTCAACGTTTCTTATAATAAAAACGATGTTACCAAACTTACCAATGTAACAGATCCAAACTATCCAGGTGTTGCTCAAGGAGGTATTACTGGTGGAACTGGTTCTAATATCCAAATGATTAGTGTTGGACATAAGGTAAGAGCATTCTATGTATACCAACAAGCATATACCAGCGATGGTAAACCAATTGAGGGTGCATATGTAGACAGAAATAACGATGGTATTTTAAATGAGAAAGATCTATATCACTATAAATCAGCTATTCCAGCTGTTAACTATGGTATTAATACTTCGTTAAACTATAAGAAATGGACAGCATCAATGGCATTCCACGGATCAGCTGGTAACTATATGTATAACAACGTATTCTCTAACAGAGGAGTAAAAACTACCATTTTAAATCCTTTAGAGTATTTAGCGAATGGTTCACCAAATGTACTGCAAACCAATTTCAATGGAACTCAGTTGTTATCTGATTACTATATTCAGAATGCTACGTTCTTCCGTATGGACAACTTAAATATTGGTTATAATTTTGGAAAAATAGGTAAAGGCATAGCCAATTTAAATCTTACAGCAAACGTGCAGAATGTATTTGTGATTACTGACTATAAGGGCTTAGATCCGGAAATTAACAATGGTATAGATAATAATTTCTACCCTCGCCCACGTACTTTCACATTAGGAGTAGCAGTAGATTTTTAA
- a CDS encoding RagB/SusD family nutrient uptake outer membrane protein, which yields MISTYLKKISLASLMAIALTSCINDLDREPFYDVTANVVYKTPAGYKQALAKVYGSFATTGNQGPAGQGDLGGIDEGTSDFLRLFWNAQQLPTDESITAWNGDAGLQDFHLMNWSSDNPFLKGLYNRSYYQITVANEFIRESTDQKLSSRGISGNDATEIKYQAAEARFLRAYQYWVLVDLFGNVPFVDENSAIGADLPIQKDRIALFNYVESELKAVEGLLKDPRTNEYGRADKAAAWALLARLYLNAEVYTGTAKYAEAAVYAKKVIDAGYSLIPKYKNLFVADNNVAAKNEIILSINYDGAKTQGYGGTTFLVNGSVGGAMDKTKSGTSAGWGGHRTTKNLPLQFPTPLNSPDTRAMFVENDGMEINSIITFTQGYASIKFKNLRADGSDSPNMNLGFSDTDFPLFRLGEMYLIVAEVAVRAGNQSEALAAVNTLRARAYESSTAGKLTSINLQEVLNERSRELYWEGFRRTDLIRFNQFVEGSYLWPWKGGASAGASVQDFRKLYPIPSSDVTANPNITQNKGY from the coding sequence ATGATTTCAACATATTTAAAGAAGATATCATTAGCAAGTTTAATGGCTATAGCATTAACATCTTGTATTAATGATTTGGATAGAGAGCCGTTTTACGATGTTACAGCAAATGTTGTTTATAAAACACCAGCAGGCTACAAACAAGCTCTGGCAAAAGTATACGGTAGTTTTGCAACAACAGGAAACCAGGGTCCTGCTGGTCAGGGTGACTTAGGTGGAATTGACGAAGGTACGTCTGATTTCTTACGATTATTTTGGAACGCTCAGCAGTTACCAACAGATGAATCGATTACAGCTTGGAATGGAGATGCTGGTTTGCAGGACTTCCATTTGATGAATTGGTCTTCAGATAACCCATTCTTAAAAGGTCTTTACAATCGTTCTTATTATCAAATTACTGTTGCAAATGAGTTTATCAGAGAGTCAACAGATCAAAAATTAAGTTCGAGAGGAATATCCGGAAATGACGCAACTGAAATTAAGTATCAGGCTGCTGAAGCCCGCTTTTTAAGAGCTTACCAATATTGGGTTTTGGTTGACTTGTTTGGCAATGTGCCTTTTGTGGATGAAAATAGTGCTATCGGAGCTGATCTTCCTATCCAGAAAGACAGAATAGCATTATTCAATTATGTCGAGAGTGAATTAAAAGCTGTTGAAGGTTTACTTAAGGATCCACGTACAAATGAATACGGTCGTGCTGATAAAGCTGCAGCATGGGCTTTACTTGCCCGCTTATATCTAAATGCAGAGGTTTATACAGGTACTGCTAAATACGCGGAGGCTGCAGTTTATGCAAAAAAAGTAATTGATGCAGGTTACTCACTAATTCCTAAATACAAAAACTTATTTGTTGCAGATAATAATGTTGCGGCTAAAAATGAGATCATTTTAAGTATTAACTACGATGGAGCAAAAACTCAGGGCTATGGAGGTACAACATTCCTTGTAAATGGTTCTGTTGGTGGTGCTATGGATAAAACTAAGTCAGGAACAAGTGCCGGATGGGGTGGACACAGAACTACCAAGAATTTACCGTTACAGTTCCCAACTCCATTAAATTCACCTGACACCCGTGCAATGTTTGTTGAAAATGACGGGATGGAGATTAACAGCATTATCACCTTTACACAAGGATACGCTAGTATTAAATTCAAAAATTTAAGAGCTGACGGATCCGACTCGCCAAATATGAATCTTGGTTTTTCAGATACTGATTTTCCGTTATTCCGTTTAGGTGAAATGTATTTAATTGTTGCCGAAGTTGCTGTAAGAGCTGGTAATCAATCAGAAGCACTTGCAGCAGTTAACACCTTGCGTGCCAGAGCATATGAAAGCTCTACAGCCGGAAAATTAACAAGTATCAATTTACAGGAAGTATTAAACGAACGTTCGCGTGAATTGTATTGGGAAGGTTTCAGAAGAACCGACCTGATTCGCTTCAATCAATTTGTTGAAGGTTCATATTTATGGCCTTGGAAAGGCGGAGCATCTGCAGGGGCAAGCGTACAGGATTTCAGAAAATTGTATCCGATTCCATCATCTGATGTTACAGCTAATCCTAACATTACACAAAACAAAGGTTATTAA
- a CDS encoding NifU family protein — MSLTATVNVYTEITPNPATMKFITNKLLINGSKDFATKESAEDSPFARELYKFSFVDGVFFASNFVTVTKVAGSDWEDLIPILKEFVKGAVESELKIVDDHKEEVAFEGTEIEKKIQQILHDYVRPAVEQDGGAIHFKSYDEGVVTVVLKGSCSGCPSSTITLKAGIENLLKRMVPDVTEVVAESM, encoded by the coding sequence ATGAGTTTAACAGCCACTGTAAACGTATATACTGAAATAACGCCGAATCCGGCAACCATGAAGTTTATCACCAATAAGTTATTGATAAACGGAAGTAAAGATTTTGCCACAAAAGAGAGTGCTGAAGATTCTCCTTTCGCACGTGAATTGTATAAATTCTCATTTGTAGATGGTGTTTTCTTCGCAAGTAATTTTGTAACCGTTACTAAAGTTGCAGGGTCTGACTGGGAAGACTTGATTCCAATTCTCAAGGAATTTGTGAAAGGTGCTGTTGAGTCAGAACTGAAAATTGTTGATGATCATAAAGAAGAAGTTGCGTTTGAAGGAACTGAAATCGAAAAGAAAATTCAGCAAATTTTACACGATTATGTTCGTCCGGCCGTAGAGCAAGACGGAGGTGCGATCCACTTTAAATCTTATGACGAAGGTGTGGTAACAGTTGTTTTAAAAGGTTCGTGTAGCGGTTGTCCGTCATCAACCATTACTTTAAAAGCTGGTATTGAAAACTTACTAAAACGTATGGTACCTGATGTAACAGAAGTTGTTGCTGAATCAATGTAA